A genomic stretch from Podospora pseudoanserina strain CBS 124.78 chromosome 3, whole genome shotgun sequence includes:
- a CDS encoding hypothetical protein (COG:S; EggNog:ENOG503NV2E): MASLQHNLRLATEADLPAMTEVLNAASRQDPIYPYRFPDRHRYPSEFALLCRQKCTEYLASSTVVVCEMPSATDAGAMRVVAFAVWDTPASQHRVQARTGSLEPLPSQQPSSLGVPITIGHKDRMDAFKSACVRYKASFFDAKYKRGHVMLRILLCHPDYQRRGAGKALTEWGIQEAQRLGLYTTVFASPMGLRLYTKLGFTEIGRFRVEVEGDEEHLEIPALVLSPSAGIWESGRKATCGMVTGAGYNGVSSTVCA; this comes from the exons ATGGCTTCCCTCCAGCACAATCTCCGCCTGGCTACCGAGGCCGATCTCCCGGCCATGACAGAAGTCCTCAACGCAGCATCGCGCCAGGACCCCATCTACCCCTACCGGTTCCCCGATCGCCATCGCTATCCATCCGAGTTTGCTCTGCTCTGTCGCCAGAAATGCACCGAGTACTTAGCATCCAGTACCGTGGTCGTCTGCGAGATGCCGAGCGCCACCGATGCCGGGGCCATGCGGGTCGTTGCCTTTGCCGTCTGGGATACGCCGGCTTCGCAACACAGGGTCCAGGCCCGCACCGGGAGCTTGG AGccgctcccctcccaacaaccatcctccctcggcgttcccatcaccatcggccACAAGGACAGAATGGACGCTTTTAAATCCGCCTGCGTTCGATACAAGGCGTCCTTCTTCGATGCGAAATATAAAAGAGGACATGTCATGCTCAGGATCCTGCTTTGCCACCCCGACTACCAACGTCGGGGGGCAGGCAAGGCCTTGACAGAGTGGGGGATTCAGGAGGCACAGAGGTTGGGATTATACACCACTGTGTTTGCGAGCCCCATGGGACTTCGTTTGTACACCAAACTAGGCTTCACCGAGATCGGACGATTCAGAGTCGAGGTGGAAGGTGACGAGGAACATTTAGAGATCCCTGCGCTGGTCTTGAGCCCGTCAGCCGGGATATGGGAGAGTGGGAGGAAAGCGACTTGTGGGATGGTTACGGGGGCGGGTTACAATGGTGTTTCGTCGACTGTTTGCGCGTGA